In Bacteriovorax sp. Seq25_V, the following are encoded in one genomic region:
- a CDS encoding mechanosensitive ion channel family protein, giving the protein MNRILICLFLVIWSQLSFSQGESELLQTLSTINSELSDIEQNLSKLKEIDQQALDIKIKLSDYILSLGKENESGAMSKAKIELVKFEADFKLWDSEASNIYERAQELSVSIAQIEDVVNKSNSKSVKRTYKKYVKQNKYQLEVVKSHREFIEQSKKDVESWKAVVQNKLNKSFNTDLFNWQGQRTIGELKRHPSELIQQTTDFITQSYSLRFKDYTEENIKDLVFYLFFSLLITFLILKGGDFLREYFLKEDHSHSEISRLRPILEMLFESKKTLANSVFSLLFLWSISSTNAIAINFFFGVAFAVGFVIAWNTLGKKLLILISEQIFENDNRPKVSVLVDLQVVVLIIIKTLKVSLTAEDIYITLIESILTFSISVRLVKNIYAMISEKDRSVKTFTFLSFIKYSTLLFAALVLVGSSLSLLGFLNGGVALLGFTLSNVGYITLGAFAYYVLNTKVESALEKRRTNLSRTNFLKFLKSSTPAVIVAIIFVLFFQSIYSTLFVFGDFFGATIFKVGEYRFTVDMPVKILFAVYVMRFLYLFVVYVIESFLLSVLKIEHKYFPNIVTVIRYSCILIFVSVLASLLGMTYKNIVILASALGVGIGFGLQNIVNNFVSGVILIFEQPIRVGDVIEVNEQLARVKHIGIRSVVVETLDNSSVIIPNSDILSNKLTNWTLTNNIVALKCSVGVAYGSDIDLVRKILLQCAYEEIDVLNDPEPNVWFEEFADSSLNFVLKCWVSKPFESNPIRSRLLTHIDAAFREHKISIPFPQRDVHIIKENSFS; this is encoded by the coding sequence TTGAATCGTATTCTGATTTGCCTATTTTTAGTTATTTGGTCACAGTTGTCATTTTCACAAGGTGAGAGTGAGTTACTTCAAACATTAAGTACAATTAATTCTGAATTAAGTGATATTGAGCAGAACCTTTCGAAGTTAAAGGAGATTGATCAACAGGCCCTTGATATAAAAATTAAATTGAGTGATTACATTCTCTCTCTTGGAAAAGAGAATGAATCGGGGGCAATGAGTAAAGCTAAAATTGAGCTTGTAAAGTTTGAGGCTGATTTTAAACTTTGGGATAGTGAAGCTTCAAATATTTATGAAAGGGCACAGGAGCTATCTGTTTCAATTGCACAGATTGAAGATGTTGTTAATAAATCAAATTCAAAATCTGTTAAAAGAACTTATAAGAAGTATGTAAAGCAGAATAAATATCAGCTCGAAGTTGTTAAATCTCATCGTGAGTTTATTGAGCAATCAAAGAAAGATGTGGAGTCATGGAAGGCTGTTGTCCAAAATAAATTGAATAAGTCATTCAATACAGATCTTTTTAATTGGCAGGGACAAAGAACAATTGGAGAACTTAAGCGTCATCCAAGTGAGTTAATACAACAGACGACAGACTTTATCACACAATCATACTCTCTAAGATTTAAAGATTATACAGAAGAGAATATTAAGGATTTAGTTTTTTATTTATTCTTTTCATTGCTAATTACTTTTTTAATTTTAAAAGGTGGAGACTTTTTAAGAGAGTACTTCTTAAAAGAAGACCACTCGCACAGTGAAATCTCTCGTCTTCGTCCAATTTTAGAAATGCTTTTTGAGTCTAAGAAGACGCTTGCAAATAGTGTATTTTCTTTATTGTTCCTCTGGTCGATTAGTAGCACAAATGCAATAGCAATTAATTTCTTCTTCGGAGTTGCTTTCGCTGTAGGTTTTGTGATCGCCTGGAATACGCTTGGGAAGAAACTTTTAATTCTAATAAGTGAGCAAATTTTTGAAAATGATAATCGACCTAAGGTTTCAGTGCTTGTTGATCTGCAGGTTGTGGTGCTAATTATTATCAAAACACTGAAAGTAAGTTTAACTGCGGAAGATATTTATATTACATTAATTGAGTCAATTCTTACATTCTCAATTTCGGTAAGACTAGTTAAAAATATTTACGCCATGATTTCTGAAAAAGATCGTTCGGTTAAAACATTTACTTTTCTCTCTTTTATTAAATACTCAACCCTTTTATTTGCGGCACTTGTTCTTGTCGGATCATCATTGAGTCTTTTAGGCTTTCTCAATGGAGGAGTGGCGCTACTTGGGTTCACCCTTAGTAATGTCGGTTACATTACACTTGGAGCTTTTGCATACTATGTACTTAACACAAAGGTTGAATCGGCACTTGAGAAGAGAAGAACAAATTTAAGCCGTACAAATTTTTTAAAATTTTTAAAGTCATCAACACCAGCCGTTATCGTTGCAATTATCTTTGTCCTATTTTTTCAGTCGATTTATAGCACACTATTTGTTTTTGGCGATTTCTTTGGGGCCACAATCTTTAAAGTTGGGGAATATCGCTTCACTGTTGATATGCCGGTTAAGATTTTGTTTGCGGTTTACGTGATGAGATTTCTCTATCTCTTTGTCGTTTACGTAATAGAAAGCTTCTTACTATCAGTATTAAAAATAGAGCATAAGTATTTTCCAAATATTGTAACTGTAATTAGATACTCTTGTATCTTAATTTTTGTCTCTGTCCTAGCTTCGCTACTTGGAATGACTTATAAGAATATTGTTATCCTTGCTTCTGCGCTAGGGGTGGGGATCGGATTTGGTTTACAAAATATCGTTAATAACTTTGTCTCTGGGGTCATCTTGATTTTTGAACAACCTATCAGAGTTGGAGATGTTATTGAAGTGAATGAGCAGTTAGCACGTGTAAAGCATATTGGTATTAGAAGTGTTGTTGTTGAAACTCTTGATAACTCTTCTGTTATCATTCCCAACTCAGATATTCTTTCAAATAAATTAACTAACTGGACACTAACTAATAACATTGTTGCTCTAAAATGTAGTGTGGGAGTTGCTTACGGGTCGGATATTGATTTAGTGAGAAAAATACTTCTTCAGTGTGCATATGAAGAGATTGATGTCCTCAATGACCCCGAACCGAACGTTTGGTTTGAGGAATTTGCAGATTCTAGCTTAAACTTTGTTCTAAAGTGCTGGGTAAGTAAGCCTTTTGAGTCTAATCCAATAAGAAGTAGACTCTTAACACACATAGATGCTGCCTTTAGAGAACATAAGATCTCTATTCCATTTCCACAAAGAGATGTACATATTATTAAGGAGAATAGCTTCTCATGA
- a CDS encoding CorA family divalent cation transporter, which produces MNLTKIYSLIKGHRFDSYLSIFESDNPGEEYLNFLNIDLYHLNSLNKKVTFPSNKFNFEKANAPDQDFRIYIMDHDAKFDYFSFFEYKFSLHDLTLDDIGTGIGQAKYEEYDHYTFLSSFCPAQENDSFGGKVSLLLFKNFAFIMLPASLRTDIPDLITLIESGKDDIIENPVFFNLVVLDFFSQGYFSRLNNLTDQNSFIEEGIFRNKNIFDEIRAFREAVVFYKNKAMSLARLMDVMNREIGKDNTDVEKRLKSFKDHLSYAAEEYGVLKGSSADMLNLYLAYNSKKTNDVMNLLTLVTSIFIPLSFITGLYGMNFDPSVSPFNMPELKWKYGYFYVLGLLISIAILMIAIFIYRGWLTVKKEGNE; this is translated from the coding sequence ATGAATTTAACAAAAATTTATAGCTTAATTAAAGGACATCGTTTTGACTCTTATCTATCAATATTTGAAAGTGATAATCCAGGCGAGGAGTATTTAAATTTCCTCAATATCGATTTATACCACTTAAATTCACTAAATAAGAAAGTTACATTTCCAAGTAATAAGTTTAACTTCGAAAAAGCAAATGCTCCAGATCAGGATTTTAGAATTTATATTATGGATCACGATGCGAAGTTTGATTACTTCAGCTTTTTCGAATATAAATTTTCTCTTCACGACTTAACTCTTGATGATATTGGTACAGGTATTGGTCAGGCCAAGTATGAAGAGTACGATCACTATACTTTCTTGAGTTCATTTTGCCCTGCTCAGGAGAATGATTCATTTGGTGGTAAAGTTTCACTACTACTATTTAAGAATTTTGCATTTATTATGCTGCCGGCTTCTCTTCGAACAGACATTCCTGACCTCATTACCCTTATTGAAAGTGGAAAAGATGATATTATCGAAAATCCTGTGTTTTTTAATCTTGTCGTTCTCGATTTCTTTAGTCAGGGCTACTTTTCAAGACTTAATAACTTAACTGATCAAAACTCATTTATCGAAGAGGGTATATTTAGAAATAAAAATATCTTTGATGAAATTAGGGCCTTTAGAGAAGCTGTTGTTTTTTATAAGAACAAGGCCATGAGTCTTGCAAGACTAATGGATGTGATGAATCGTGAGATTGGAAAAGATAATACAGATGTTGAAAAAAGATTAAAATCTTTTAAGGATCACTTATCATATGCCGCTGAAGAGTATGGCGTTTTGAAAGGATCTTCAGCTGATATGCTAAATCTCTATTTAGCTTATAACTCAAAGAAAACTAATGATGTGATGAATCTTCTAACATTAGTAACCTCAATTTTTATTCCTCTAAGTTTTATTACTGGACTTTATGGAATGAACTTTGATCCGTCGGTATCACCATTTAATATGCCAGAACTAAAGTGGAAGTACGGTTACTTCTATGTGTTGGGCCTACTTATTTCGATAGCAATTTTAATGATAGCAATATTTATTTACCGTGGTTGGTTAACGGTTAAAAAAGAAGGAAATGAATGA
- the rimK gene encoding 30S ribosomal protein S6--L-glutamate ligase, translated as MKICILSQSAALVSTRRLIEEAEARGHEVEVIDPLRCYMNISSRKPEVHYKGRILNEFDAVIPRIGASITFYGAAVLRQFEMGGTYVLNSSVALLKSRDKLKSLQHMSKYDIGMPVSCFAHSTQATEDLIDSVGGAPLIIKVLEGTQGKGVVLAESKKAAESVIDMLRGLDVHFLVQQYIAESKGADVRCFVIKDKVVATMKRQGVDGEFRSNLHCGGVAEKTKISPDERATAIKAAKVMGLKVAGVDLIRSNNGPLVLEVNSSPGLEGIEKTTGKNVAGLIIEHIEKEVELKKAAGEKK; from the coding sequence ATGAAAATTTGTATTTTATCACAATCAGCAGCACTTGTTTCAACGAGGAGATTAATCGAAGAAGCTGAAGCTCGTGGTCATGAAGTAGAGGTGATTGACCCTCTTCGCTGCTACATGAATATTTCTTCACGTAAGCCTGAAGTGCATTACAAGGGAAGAATTTTGAATGAATTCGATGCTGTTATTCCTCGAATTGGAGCTAGTATCACATTTTATGGTGCTGCTGTTTTAAGACAATTTGAAATGGGAGGAACATATGTTCTAAACTCATCAGTTGCCCTACTTAAGTCTCGCGACAAGCTGAAGTCTCTTCAGCATATGTCAAAATATGATATTGGAATGCCTGTTAGTTGCTTCGCTCACTCGACACAAGCGACAGAGGATCTTATTGATTCTGTTGGAGGAGCTCCTTTAATTATCAAGGTTCTTGAGGGAACACAGGGGAAGGGGGTCGTTTTAGCTGAAAGTAAGAAAGCCGCTGAGTCAGTTATTGATATGCTTCGTGGACTTGATGTGCACTTCCTTGTACAGCAATATATTGCTGAATCCAAAGGTGCAGACGTAAGATGCTTTGTTATTAAGGATAAAGTTGTTGCCACTATGAAGAGGCAAGGTGTTGATGGAGAGTTTAGATCTAACCTTCATTGTGGTGGGGTTGCCGAGAAGACTAAGATATCCCCAGATGAAAGAGCTACGGCAATAAAGGCAGCTAAAGTGATGGGACTTAAAGTTGCTGGAGTTGATCTTATTAGATCAAATAACGGACCTCTTGTTCTGGAAGTGAATTCTAGTCCAGGCCTTGAGGGAATTGAAAAAACAACTGGCAAGAATGTTGCTGGATTAATTATTGAGCATATTGAAAAAGAAGTAGAGCTCAAGAAGGCTGCTGGTGAGAAGAAATAA